In the Clavelina lepadiformis chromosome 8, kaClaLepa1.1, whole genome shotgun sequence genome, one interval contains:
- the LOC143468276 gene encoding neuroserpin-like, translating into MFSIIAAFHQKQKSQNMKLLIIAILCAVACSGRAQDENDKEWKKQFTRRLLTFSNNLHAQFTYLGAQENIIFSPVSLYEALGMLLAGAEETTEKQLLRGMQLEPLVFQDRVKRLMSKLHSNAVTRSDEAVIRMANAMFLQHNYDLFPEFNKTIVEDYQALVDLVDFGDALNAVERINGWVESKTENRIQDLVTPGMITTLTRMVLVNAVYFKANWKTQFSPMNEPLEFTLSSGERTETSGMRSLSAIKVHLHESDNGDESYIAIEYDSPYTKREDDNKKIYFIVGMSKRNLPAPKRMPDNVLELGYENDKSRRDKSWRRSSVLLTLPKFSMTQRYDMKSVLNNLGIRNIFDAGTSELSLISPVEKNLYVSDFVHKAFIKVNEEGSEAAAASAIVVSGRSAGPQSITVDKPFIYGIYSARAKAFLFMGKIERPEYEVDE; encoded by the exons ATGTTTTCTATAATTGCAGCTTTTCACCAAAAACAGAAATCTCAAAACATGAAACTGCTTATCATAGCAATTCTCTGTGCTGTTGCATGCTCTGGGCGTGCTCAAGATGAAAACGACAAAGAATGGAAGAAACAATTCACAAGGAGACTGCTAACTTTCTCCAACAACCTCCACGCACAATTCACATATCTTGGTGCTCAGGAGAATATCATCTTCTCACCAGTGAG CTTATACGAGGCGCTTGGGATGTTGTTGGCCGGAGCTGAAGAGACAACAGAAAAACAGCTTTTAAGAGGAATGCAATTGGAGCCGCTCGTCTTTCAAGATAGGGTGAAACGATTGATGAG cAAATTGCACTCAAATGCTGTAACAAGGAGTGACGAAGCAGTGATAAGAATGGCAAACGCCATGTTTCTTCAACATAATTATGATCTATTCCCAGAATTTAATAAAACGATAGTGGAAGATTATCAGGCATTGGTTGACCTTGTCGATTTCGGAGACGCACTAAATGCAGTCGAAAG AATTAATGGTTGGGTTGAAAGTAAGACTGAAAACCGAATCCAGGATCTGGTGACACCAGGTATGATCACCACTCTGACAAGGATGGTCCTGGTCAATGCAGTTTATTTTAAAGCCAACTGGAAGACACAATTCTCACCTATGAATGAG cCACTAGAATTTACACTCAGTAGTGGTGAAAGGACAGAAACGAGTGGAATGCGAAGTTTATCAGCCATTAAAGTCCACCTACATGAATCAGACAATGGAGATGAAAGTTATATTGCGATAGAGTACGACTCTCCATACACAAAAAGGGAAGACGATAACAAGAAAATCTACTTCATAGTCGGAATGTCAAAACGTAATCTTCCAG CACCTAAAAGAATGCCAGACAATGTGTTGGAGCTTGGATATGAGAATGACAAAAGTCGTCGAGATAAATCATGGAGAAGATCAAGTGTTCTGCTTACTCTGCCCAAGTTCTCCATGACGCAGAGATATGACATGAAAAGT GTTTTGAACAACCTGGGCATCAGAAACATATTCGACGCCGGCACCAGTGAACTTTCTCTAATAAGTCCTGTAGAGAAAAATCTTTACGTTTCTGACTTTGTGCACAAAGCTTTCATAAAAGTCAACGAAGAAG GATCCGAAGCAGCTGCTGCATCAGCGATTGTTGTCAGTGGAAGATCAGCAGGACCACAATCAATTACAGTGGACAAGCCATTTATCTACGGGATTTACAGTGCACGGGCGAAAGCATTTTTATTCATGGGCAAGATAGAGAGACCAGAATACGAAGTTGATGAGTAA